The Kordia sp. SMS9 genome window below encodes:
- a CDS encoding serine hydrolase, with the protein MNRLFYKFPLLFLVFLTNCSSEATDEIPLEETPEIVDESFYFPPNNSDSWETTSVNELNWNADQLLPLLNYLEEKNTKSFIILHKGKIVVENYFDNHTETSPWYWASAGKTLTTTVAGIAQEESLIDLNDKVSDHIGTGWTSASLEKENSITCKNLLSMTSGLDDSLGDGIAPNDLQYLADAGTRWAYHGVFVKLQDVIASASNQTWDDYFNTKLKNRIGMTGAWIQTGNANVYWSTTRSMARFGLLIAANGRWNETQIIPENFLAEATTTSQNINQAYGYLWWLNGKTSYRLPQIQLEFSGELIPNAPQDLFCALGKNDQKIYVVPSKDLVIIRMGNAADDENFALSDFDDVLWGKINLLIN; encoded by the coding sequence ATGAACCGACTGTTTTATAAATTCCCATTGCTTTTTTTAGTGTTTTTGACAAATTGTTCCTCGGAAGCTACTGATGAAATTCCACTAGAAGAAACGCCTGAGATTGTCGATGAATCCTTCTATTTTCCTCCAAATAATTCAGATTCTTGGGAAACTACAAGTGTCAATGAATTGAACTGGAATGCCGATCAATTGTTGCCACTTTTAAATTATCTCGAAGAAAAAAATACCAAAAGCTTCATCATCCTTCACAAAGGAAAAATTGTAGTAGAGAATTATTTTGACAATCATACGGAAACTTCTCCTTGGTATTGGGCAAGTGCTGGAAAAACCTTAACGACAACTGTTGCGGGAATTGCGCAAGAAGAAAGTCTCATTGACCTCAACGACAAGGTTTCTGATCATATTGGAACAGGTTGGACAAGCGCATCGTTAGAAAAAGAGAACTCAATTACCTGTAAAAATTTACTATCTATGACTTCTGGTTTGGATGATAGTTTGGGTGATGGCATTGCGCCAAACGATTTGCAATATCTCGCTGATGCAGGAACACGTTGGGCATATCATGGTGTTTTTGTAAAATTGCAAGATGTCATTGCTTCCGCGAGCAATCAAACTTGGGATGATTATTTTAATACAAAATTGAAAAACCGCATTGGCATGACAGGTGCGTGGATTCAAACAGGAAACGCCAATGTTTATTGGAGTACGACAAGAAGCATGGCGCGATTTGGTTTGTTGATTGCTGCAAACGGACGTTGGAATGAAACACAAATTATCCCTGAGAACTTTCTAGCGGAAGCGACCACAACTTCACAAAACATCAACCAAGCGTATGGGTATTTATGGTGGTTGAATGGAAAAACTTCGTATCGTTTGCCACAAATTCAATTGGAGTTTTCTGGCGAATTGATTCCGAATGCACCGCAAGACCTATTTTGTGCCTTGGGTAAAAATGATCAAAAAATATATGTAGTTCCGAGCAAAGATTTGGTGATCATCCGAATGGGAAATGCTGCGGATGATGAAAATTTTGCACTTTCTGACTTTGATGATGTACTTTGGGGAAAGATAAACCTGCTTATTAATTAA
- a CDS encoding M14 metallopeptidase family protein, whose protein sequence is MRRHFFTLLSFFFFATTIFAQNIQSPDEFLGYELGTRFTNHHRVMDYYEYLVNNTDMVHLEEYGRTNEHRLLQVAFVSAPENLENLDRIRKNHLANAGLGTAESSANKAIVWLSYNVHGNESSSTEASMKTIYELVTSKKAWLQNTVVIIDPCINPDGRDRYVNWYNQVASVPFNSHQKATEHNEPWPGGRPNHYLFDLNRDWAWATQIETRRRLMVYNQWLPHIHVDFHEQGINEPYYFAPAAEPFHEVITDWQRDFQTQIGKNHAGYFDKEGWLYFTRERFDLFYPSYGDTYPTFNGAIGMTYEQAGHGRAGLGITNDEGDLLTLKDRILHHHTTGLSTVEISSKNVAKLNEEFKKYFAKKDFEYKSYVLEGNQDRILKLTELLDRHEIRYGFSNGTVKGFDYETSSQKSKNVTDALVVSTNQPKANMVKVLFEPNAKLSDSLTYDITAWSLPYAYGLKTTASKTIVSPNATITIEELPDELYKANASAYVAPWNTIKDAAFLSQLLQKGIRVRFSEKTFVSNGTTFEKGSLIITKSDHKNTEAYAKTVIDLASEHKIALTSLSSNFSDNGVDMGSPDIKEIKMPKVAVMSGKGTQSLGFGELWYFFEQELKFPVTNVNSENFSANTLHSFNILILPDGNYGKIFNAKQLKTLKNWISRGGKVIAMKGALRTFEGKEGFGLKKKEQEKDDEKKDIIAYAKGERQNISNYITGAIFKTKVDTTHPLAFGYDDSYFTLKLGSAAYDYIKDGYTVSYLEENTPVSGFAGYKAKKNIKNTLVFGEKRIGKGSMIYMVDNPMFRAFWENGKLFFANAIFMVNNNSFEL, encoded by the coding sequence ATGAGACGACACTTTTTTACTTTACTTTCATTTTTTTTCTTTGCCACCACAATTTTTGCACAAAATATTCAATCGCCAGACGAATTTCTAGGCTATGAATTAGGCACACGATTTACGAATCATCATCGCGTAATGGATTATTACGAGTATTTAGTAAATAATACGGACATGGTTCATTTGGAAGAATATGGTAGAACAAACGAACATCGCTTGCTGCAGGTTGCTTTTGTATCCGCACCTGAAAATTTAGAAAATTTAGATCGTATTCGTAAAAACCATTTGGCAAATGCAGGACTTGGAACAGCAGAGTCTTCAGCCAATAAAGCCATTGTTTGGTTGAGTTATAATGTGCATGGAAACGAATCGTCTAGCACAGAAGCTTCTATGAAAACCATATACGAATTGGTTACTTCCAAGAAAGCGTGGTTGCAAAATACGGTTGTTATTATAGATCCGTGTATCAATCCTGATGGACGCGACCGATATGTAAATTGGTACAATCAAGTAGCGAGTGTGCCGTTTAATTCGCATCAAAAAGCAACAGAACACAACGAACCTTGGCCAGGCGGAAGACCCAATCATTATTTGTTTGATTTGAACAGAGATTGGGCGTGGGCAACACAAATAGAAACACGCCGACGTTTGATGGTATATAATCAGTGGTTGCCACATATTCATGTTGATTTTCACGAACAAGGCATTAACGAACCGTATTATTTTGCGCCTGCGGCAGAACCTTTTCACGAAGTGATTACGGACTGGCAGCGCGATTTTCAAACACAAATAGGAAAAAATCATGCAGGCTATTTTGACAAAGAAGGCTGGCTGTATTTTACACGTGAACGTTTCGATTTGTTTTATCCAAGTTATGGAGATACCTACCCAACGTTTAACGGTGCTATTGGAATGACCTACGAGCAAGCAGGACATGGTCGTGCCGGATTGGGAATTACGAACGATGAAGGTGATTTATTAACGTTAAAAGATCGTATTCTGCATCATCATACGACCGGATTATCAACCGTAGAAATTTCTTCAAAGAATGTTGCTAAGTTAAATGAAGAGTTCAAAAAATACTTCGCCAAAAAAGATTTTGAATATAAAAGTTATGTATTGGAAGGAAATCAAGATCGCATTCTAAAGCTTACTGAATTATTAGATAGACATGAAATTAGATATGGTTTTTCTAACGGAACTGTAAAAGGGTTTGACTATGAAACGAGTTCTCAGAAATCGAAAAATGTTACGGATGCCTTAGTCGTAAGTACAAATCAGCCGAAAGCCAATATGGTAAAAGTATTGTTTGAACCCAATGCAAAGCTGAGTGACTCTTTAACATACGACATCACAGCTTGGAGTCTTCCGTATGCTTATGGATTGAAAACAACAGCTTCGAAAACAATCGTTTCACCAAATGCAACAATTACTATAGAAGAGTTACCCGACGAACTTTACAAAGCAAATGCATCTGCGTATGTCGCCCCTTGGAATACGATAAAAGATGCTGCGTTTTTAAGTCAGTTATTACAAAAAGGAATCCGTGTGCGTTTTAGCGAAAAAACGTTTGTGTCTAATGGAACTACCTTTGAAAAAGGTTCGTTAATCATCACAAAAAGTGATCATAAAAATACCGAAGCATACGCTAAAACTGTGATTGATTTGGCTTCAGAACACAAAATTGCACTCACTAGTCTTTCCTCTAATTTTTCGGATAATGGTGTCGATATGGGTTCGCCTGATATCAAGGAAATTAAAATGCCCAAAGTAGCAGTAATGTCTGGAAAAGGAACACAATCACTAGGTTTTGGAGAACTTTGGTACTTTTTTGAGCAAGAATTAAAGTTTCCGGTGACAAATGTAAATTCTGAGAATTTCTCAGCAAACACATTGCACTCGTTCAATATTTTAATTCTTCCTGATGGAAATTATGGAAAAATCTTCAATGCAAAACAATTGAAAACGTTGAAAAACTGGATTTCGCGCGGTGGAAAAGTCATTGCTATGAAAGGTGCATTGCGTACTTTTGAAGGGAAAGAAGGGTTTGGTTTGAAGAAAAAAGAACAGGAAAAAGACGACGAGAAAAAAGATATTATCGCGTATGCCAAAGGTGAACGTCAAAATATTTCTAACTACATCACAGGTGCAATTTTTAAAACAAAAGTAGACACGACTCATCCGTTAGCGTTTGGGTACGACGATTCCTATTTTACTTTGAAATTAGGAAGTGCTGCGTATGACTATATTAAAGATGGCTATACGGTTTCGTATTTGGAAGAGAATACTCCTGTTTCTGGTTTTGCTGGTTATAAAGCAAAGAAAAACATCAAAAACACGTTGGTTTTCGGTGAAAAAAGAATTGGAAAAGGTAGCATGATTTATATGGTTGACAATCCTATGTTTCGTGCCTTTTGGGAAAATGGGAAGCTGTTTTTTGCCAATGCAATTTTTATGGTGAATAATAATTCGTTTGAATTGTAG
- the rimO gene encoding 30S ribosomal protein S12 methylthiotransferase RimO: MRTKTLKKNKINVVTLGCSKNVYDSEVLMGQLKANGKDVAHEEEGNIVVINTCGFINNAKEQSVNTILDFVQKKEEGVVDKVFVTGCLSERYKPDLEAEIPDVDQYFGTSDLPRLLKALGADYKHELIGERITTTPKNYAYLKIAEGCDRPCSFCAIPLMRGKHRSKPMEELVTETEKLAAKGVKELILIAQDLTYYGLDLYKKRNLAELLRALAKVEGIEWIRLHYAFPAGFPMDVLDVMNEEPKICNYLDIPLQHIADDMLKSMRRGTNQAKTTKLLKQFRAAVPEMTIRTTLIVGYPGETEAHFQTLKNWVEEMRFERLGCFTYSHEENTHAYNLEDDVPEEVKQDRANQIMEIQSQISWELNQQKIGQTFKCIIDRKEGNYFVGRTEFDSPDVDNEVLIDATKFYVKQGEFVDIKIVDAADFDLYGEPV, from the coding sequence ATGAGAACGAAGACTTTAAAGAAAAATAAGATCAATGTTGTAACGCTTGGTTGTTCGAAGAATGTGTATGATTCTGAAGTATTGATGGGACAATTGAAAGCGAACGGAAAAGACGTAGCACATGAAGAGGAAGGTAATATTGTAGTGATCAATACCTGTGGATTTATCAATAACGCCAAAGAACAAAGTGTGAATACGATCTTGGATTTTGTGCAGAAGAAAGAAGAAGGTGTCGTTGATAAAGTTTTTGTAACAGGTTGTTTGAGTGAACGCTATAAGCCAGATTTAGAAGCGGAAATTCCGGATGTAGACCAATATTTTGGAACGTCGGATTTACCACGATTGTTAAAAGCGTTGGGAGCCGATTATAAACACGAATTGATTGGAGAACGCATCACTACAACGCCAAAAAATTATGCTTATTTAAAAATTGCAGAAGGCTGCGATCGTCCGTGTTCGTTCTGTGCCATTCCACTGATGCGAGGAAAACACAGATCAAAACCAATGGAAGAATTGGTGACGGAGACTGAAAAATTAGCCGCAAAAGGTGTCAAAGAATTAATTCTTATTGCACAAGATTTAACCTACTACGGACTCGATTTATACAAAAAAAGAAACTTAGCCGAATTGCTTCGCGCATTGGCAAAAGTAGAGGGCATTGAGTGGATTCGTTTGCATTACGCGTTTCCAGCTGGTTTCCCGATGGATGTGTTAGACGTAATGAACGAAGAACCAAAAATCTGTAATTATTTAGACATTCCATTGCAACACATTGCAGACGATATGTTAAAGTCGATGCGTCGCGGAACGAATCAAGCAAAAACTACAAAATTGTTGAAACAATTCAGAGCTGCAGTTCCAGAAATGACCATTAGAACTACATTAATTGTTGGATATCCTGGAGAAACGGAAGCACATTTTCAAACGCTTAAAAATTGGGTTGAGGAAATGCGCTTTGAACGTTTAGGTTGTTTTACCTATTCGCACGAAGAAAACACGCATGCATACAATTTGGAAGACGATGTGCCGGAAGAAGTGAAGCAAGATCGTGCCAATCAAATCATGGAAATTCAGTCACAAATTTCTTGGGAGTTGAATCAACAAAAAATTGGACAAACGTTCAAATGTATCATTGACCGAAAAGAAGGCAACTATTTCGTCGGTCGTACCGAGTTTGATTCACCAGATGTGGACAATGAAGTCTTAATTGATGCTACAAAATTTTACGTGAAGCAAGGAGAGTTTGTAGACATCAAAATTGTTGACGCTGCTGACTTCGATTTGTATGGTGAGCCGGTTTAG